The nucleotide window TCTTGGAACACGGGATCATCAGGAACGTCTCGTCTGTCCGCAGAAGGCCTCTCTACCGCGCCAGTCTGGATTCCAGGAAGCTCACGACGCTCACGTTCCTGAGCTACGCGGTGCTTGATGAGAGGACTGGCAGCGCAGCGATGGACGACGCCGTGAAGCACTACTGCGAGAGCATTCCGACCAAGGTCGAGGTCGTCCTTGCAGAAGGATCGACTTTCAACAGGTACGAGATGCCAAAATACGAACGAGCGCTCTCGGCGA belongs to Candidatus Thermoplasmatota archaeon and includes:
- a CDS encoding winged helix-turn-helix domain-containing protein: MMSEDRRAHEPTEPLDSPFDGLFGDTAELRVLQEIVADPYSDYTQKELMELTGLSDPSVRKGLAVLLEHGIIRNVSSVRRRPLYRASLDSRKLTTLTFLSYAVLDERTGSAAMDDAVKHYCESIPTKVEVVLAEGSTFNRYEMPKYERALSANEGSDTVIQEA